One window of the Trifolium pratense cultivar HEN17-A07 linkage group LG2, ARS_RC_1.1, whole genome shotgun sequence genome contains the following:
- the LOC123911711 gene encoding scarecrow-like protein 13: MQRQFCHQSDLSFGTMKEECFPVESYPEIAAFIDCDSPSYASVSSNKSPFSPQDSQSQSCHSDHQQSSDNTYGSPISGMSSVDDGHDLKHKLRELENSLLGSDDFDIVDSYGNCMETSLHGASPSAKYDWDLIAENIQKLDLKEVLLLCAQAVSDGDIPTARGWMDNVLAKMVSVAGDPIQRLSAYLLEGLRARLESSGSLIYKALKCDQPTSKELLSYMHVLYQICPYFKFAYISANAVISEAMANESMIHIIDFQIAQGTQWLLLIQALANRPGGPPFIRITGVDDSQSFHARGGGLQIVGERISDYAKSCGVPFEFHNTAMSGCEVQRENLKIIPGEALAVNFPYFLHHMPDESVSIENHRDRLLRLVKSLSPKVVTLVEQESNTNTSPFFHRFVETMDYYTAMFESIDVACAKDDKKRISTEQNCVARDIVNMIACEGIERVERHEVFGKWRMRFSMAGFRQCSLNSSVMHSVQNLLKDYNQNYRLEHRDGALYLGWMKRAMATSSAWRCN; this comes from the coding sequence ATGCAAAGGCAATTCTGTCACCAATCTGATCTTTCTTTCGGAACCATGAAGGAGGAATGTTTCCCCGTGGAATCATACCCTGAAATTGCTGCTTTCATAGATTGCGATTCTCCTTCATATGCCAGTGTATCATCTAACAAGAGTCCATTTTCTCCACAAGATTCTCAATCGCAATCATGCCATTCagatcatcaacaatcatctgACAACACTTATGGATCGCCAATAAGCGGGATGTCTAGTGTTGATGATGGCCATGATTTGAAGCACAAACTTAGAGAACTGGAGAATTCGTTGTTGGGGTCTGATGATTTCGATATTGTTGACAGTTACGGAAACTGCATGGAGACTAGCCTCCACGGAGCATCTCCATCAGCTAAATATGATTGGGATCTAATTGCAGAAAACATTCAAAAGCTTGACTTGAAAGAAGTCCTCTTGCTATGTGCACAGGCTGTGTCTGATGGTGATATTCCAACAGCAAGAGGCTGGATGGATAATGTATTGGCGAAGATGGTATCGGTCGCTGGAGATCCAATCCAGAGGTTAAGTGCTTACTTGTTGGAAGGGCTTAGAGCTAGATTAGAATCGTCTGGAAGCTTGATCTACAAGGCATTGAAATGTGACCAACCAACGAGCAAAGAACTATTGAGTTACATGCACGTTCTGTATCAGATTTGTCCATATTTTAAGTTTGCATACATATCTGCAAATGCTGTTATTTCTGAAGCAATGGCAAATGAATCCATGATTCATATAATTGATTTCCAAATTGCACAGGGAACACAGTGGCTTCTACTTATTCAAGCGCTTGCAAACAGGCCTGGCGGACCACCTTTTATTCGGATAACAGGTGTCGATGATTCACAATCATTTCATGCGCGCGGTGGTGGACTTCAGATTGTAGGAGAAAGGATTTCAGACTATGCCAAGTCTTGCGGAGTTCCATTTGAGTTCCACAACACTGCAATGTCTGGTTGTGAAGTCCAACGAGAAAATCTTAAAATTATACCTGGAGAAGCCCTTGCCGTCAATTTTCCCTATTTTTTGCACCATATGCCGGATGAGAGTGTGAGCATAGAGAACCATAGAGACAGATTGTTGAGATTGGTTAAGAGTTTGTCTCCAAAGGTTGTTACCCTTGTTGAGCAAGAATCCAACACCAATACATCTCCATTCTTTCATAGGTTTGTGGAGACAATGGATTATTACACAGCTATGTTTGAATCAATAGACGTGGCTTGTGCCAAAGACGATAAGAAACGGATTAGTACAGAGCAGAACTGTGTGGCACGGGACATTGTTAACATGATAGCCTGTGAGGGGATTGAGAGGGTGGAGAGGCATGAAGTTTTTGGAAAGTGGAGGATGAGATTTTCCATGGCTGGATTCAGACAATGCTCATTGAATTCTTCAGTGATGCATTCTGTCCAAAATTTGTTGAAGGACTACAATCAAAATTATAGACTGGAACATAGAGATGGTGctctcta